A genomic stretch from Sphingomonas faeni includes:
- the cobA gene encoding uroporphyrinogen-III C-methyltransferase, giving the protein MASLLDPTARGRVILVGAGPGDPGLLTVRAVEALKTADVVVHDGLIDPRVLDIAPPSAQRISVAKQRARHTLPQEAINALIIAHVKTGAIVIRLKGGDPFVFGRGGEEVEAVRAAGLPVEVIPGVSAALGCAAEAMLPLTHRDHSSAVSFVAGQCKGLSDQNWAGLAGQGRTLVIYMGIASATDIADKLMADGVAPDMPVAVLERGTLQGSRAIRTLLADLGAMVTREAVKSPAIIVVGEVVELSDAEDKLARWARVAEDAAA; this is encoded by the coding sequence ATGGCAAGCCTCCTAGACCCTACCGCCCGCGGGCGCGTCATCCTCGTCGGGGCGGGCCCGGGCGATCCCGGTCTCCTGACCGTCCGCGCGGTCGAGGCGTTGAAGACCGCCGACGTCGTCGTGCATGACGGACTGATCGACCCACGCGTGCTCGACATCGCGCCGCCGTCGGCACAGCGCATCTCGGTCGCCAAGCAGCGCGCACGCCACACGCTGCCGCAGGAGGCGATCAACGCGCTGATCATCGCGCACGTGAAGACTGGCGCGATCGTCATTCGCCTCAAGGGCGGCGACCCGTTCGTGTTCGGTCGCGGCGGTGAGGAAGTCGAGGCGGTCCGCGCTGCCGGCCTCCCGGTCGAGGTGATCCCCGGCGTATCCGCTGCGCTCGGTTGCGCCGCCGAAGCGATGCTGCCGCTCACCCACCGCGATCATTCCAGCGCGGTCAGCTTCGTTGCAGGCCAGTGCAAAGGTCTCAGCGACCAGAACTGGGCCGGACTTGCTGGCCAAGGCCGCACGCTCGTCATCTACATGGGCATCGCGTCGGCTACCGACATTGCCGACAAACTGATGGCCGATGGTGTCGCGCCCGACATGCCGGTTGCCGTGCTCGAGCGCGGCACGTTGCAAGGCAGCCGGGCGATCCGCACGCTACTGGCCGACCTCGGTGCGATGGTGACTCGCGAGGCCGTCAAAAGCCCCGCGATCATCGTCGTCGGCGAAGTCGTCGAACTGTCGGACGCCGAAGACAAACTCGCCCGCTGGGCTCGCGTAGCAGAGGACGCCGCCGCATGA
- a CDS encoding DUF2849 domain-containing protein — MKLLTGNDLPTGDVVWWTGNGWSRHVEHAVDVGVAGESILQAEEGARRVNVPYLIGATQTDEGPRPAHIKDRIRALGPTMRPDLTLKPADPTAGSWVI; from the coding sequence ATGAAGCTGTTGACCGGAAACGACCTTCCCACCGGCGATGTCGTGTGGTGGACCGGCAACGGCTGGTCGCGCCATGTCGAGCACGCGGTCGACGTCGGCGTTGCAGGTGAATCCATCCTCCAGGCCGAGGAAGGCGCACGCCGCGTCAACGTGCCCTATTTGATCGGGGCGACGCAAACCGACGAAGGCCCCCGCCCCGCCCACATCAAGGACCGCATCCGCGCTTTAGGCCCGACGATGCGGCCCGATCTGACCCTCAAACCCGCCGACCCGACCGCCGGCAGCTGGGTGATATGA
- a CDS encoding nitrite/sulfite reductase — protein MYKYDEYDQAIVDQRVDEFRDQVRRRLSGELTEDQFKPLRLMNGLYLQLHAYMLRVAVPYGTLDGRQMRMLGHIARKYDRGYGHFTTRQNIQFNWIQLDQTPDILQELATVEMHAIQTSGNCIRNISSDQFAGAAADEVADPRPWAELIRQWSTFHPEFTYLPRKFKICVIAADEDRAAMRLHDIGIGLHVRDGELGAKIYVGGGMGRTPMISHEIRDFVPADDLMSYLEACLRVYNRYGRRDNIYKARIKILLHEIGPDEYCRQVEEEFAAVKGLGLDPPRAELERITSHFGAPDFDQNASTDIDRSDPDFAVWLDQNVKAHKQPGYAIVNISLKPIGGIPGDASADQIDVMADLGTRYSFDELRVTHAQNIVLPHVRSADLHAVWSALNDAGLAEANLDLISDIIACPGLDYCSLANARSIPLAQKIATRFGSLDRQRDLGELKLKISGCINACGHHHAGHIGILGVDKKGTENYQLSLGGSGAEDVSLAKITGPGFSEDGVVDAIERVTDRYLQVRETGERFLDTYRRVGFETFKEAIYG, from the coding sequence ATGTATAAATACGACGAATACGACCAGGCGATCGTCGACCAGCGCGTCGACGAATTTCGCGATCAGGTCCGCCGCCGCCTCTCTGGCGAGCTGACCGAGGATCAGTTCAAGCCGTTGCGGCTGATGAACGGCCTGTACCTCCAGCTGCACGCATACATGCTGCGCGTCGCGGTGCCGTACGGGACGCTCGACGGCCGTCAGATGCGGATGCTCGGGCATATCGCGCGCAAGTACGATCGCGGCTACGGGCACTTCACCACGCGGCAGAACATCCAGTTCAACTGGATCCAGCTCGACCAGACCCCGGACATCCTCCAGGAGTTGGCGACGGTCGAGATGCACGCCATCCAGACCAGCGGCAACTGCATCCGCAACATCAGTTCGGATCAGTTCGCCGGCGCCGCCGCGGACGAGGTCGCCGATCCGCGTCCCTGGGCCGAGCTGATCCGCCAATGGTCGACCTTCCATCCGGAATTCACGTACCTCCCGCGCAAATTCAAGATCTGCGTGATCGCGGCGGACGAGGATCGGGCGGCGATGCGCCTCCACGACATCGGCATTGGGCTGCACGTTCGCGACGGCGAACTCGGCGCGAAGATCTATGTCGGGGGCGGCATGGGCCGCACGCCGATGATCAGCCACGAGATCCGCGACTTCGTCCCCGCCGACGACCTGATGAGCTATCTCGAAGCGTGCCTGCGCGTCTACAATCGCTACGGCCGCCGCGACAACATCTACAAGGCGCGGATCAAGATCCTGCTCCACGAGATCGGCCCCGACGAATATTGCCGTCAGGTCGAGGAGGAGTTCGCCGCGGTGAAGGGCTTGGGCCTCGATCCGCCGCGCGCCGAACTCGAGCGCATCACCAGCCACTTCGGCGCGCCCGATTTCGACCAGAACGCGTCGACCGATATCGACCGCAGCGATCCCGACTTCGCCGTCTGGCTCGACCAGAACGTGAAGGCGCACAAGCAGCCGGGCTATGCGATCGTCAACATCAGCCTGAAGCCGATCGGCGGCATCCCGGGCGACGCGTCGGCGGACCAGATCGACGTGATGGCCGACCTCGGCACACGCTACAGCTTTGACGAACTGCGGGTCACGCATGCGCAGAACATCGTCTTGCCGCATGTTCGCAGTGCCGACCTGCACGCGGTGTGGTCGGCGCTGAACGACGCCGGGCTCGCTGAGGCCAATCTCGACCTGATCAGCGATATCATCGCCTGCCCCGGCCTCGATTATTGCAGCCTCGCCAATGCGCGCTCGATCCCGCTCGCACAGAAGATCGCGACCCGCTTCGGCAGCCTCGATCGCCAGCGCGACCTAGGCGAACTGAAGCTCAAGATCAGCGGCTGCATCAACGCGTGCGGGCATCATCACGCGGGCCACATCGGCATTCTCGGCGTCGACAAGAAGGGCACTGAGAATTACCAGCTCTCGCTCGGCGGCTCGGGCGCAGAGGACGTCAGTCTCGCGAAGATTACCGGCCCCGGCTTCTCGGAGGACGGCGTGGTCGACGCGATCGAGCGCGTTACCGACCGCTATCTTCAGGTCCGCGAGACCGGCGAGCGCTTCCTCGACACCTACCGCCGCGTCGGCTTCGAGACGTTCAAGGAGGCGATCTATGGTTGA
- a CDS encoding DUF934 domain-containing protein, whose protein sequence is MVEYPDQTLLRFRDDEPHDEPAVTLDSFIGQSNAAAVRLEAGDDARALLPQIDQLALIEVSFPGYRDGRGYSSARILREAGYTGELRAQGDVLVDQIPLMRRCGFDSFAPQAPIDIDVLRASLERYDTPYQKAADGAVPVWKLRHG, encoded by the coding sequence ATGGTTGAGTATCCGGACCAGACGCTGCTCCGCTTCCGCGACGACGAGCCGCATGACGAGCCCGCGGTGACGCTCGACTCGTTCATCGGCCAGAGCAACGCGGCGGCCGTGCGGTTGGAAGCGGGCGACGATGCACGCGCGCTGTTGCCGCAGATCGACCAGCTCGCGCTGATCGAGGTGAGCTTTCCCGGCTACCGCGACGGGCGTGGCTATTCGTCCGCGCGCATCCTTCGTGAGGCGGGGTATACCGGCGAATTGCGGGCACAGGGCGACGTGCTGGTCGACCAGATCCCGCTGATGCGGCGCTGCGGGTTCGACAGCTTCGCACCCCAGGCACCGATCGACATCGACGTGCTGCGCGCCAGCCTGGAGCGCTACGACACGCCGTACCAGAAGGCGGCGGACGGTGCGGTGCCGGTGTGGAAGCTGCGCCATGGGTGA
- the astD gene encoding succinylglutamate-semialdehyde dehydrogenase: protein MPDEIISYEPATGAVLWRQPIGDVDAEIACARAGWSSWASKPLAFRIETMRRFANIVRQRNDAFTDLIARETGKPIWEARGEVETVIAKVDISVSAYADRTAQRRLEATMGSRIAVRHKPHGVLAVLGPYNFPAHLPNGHIVPALIAGNAVVFKPSEKTPAVGALLVECFRAAGVPAECIRLVIGGPNEGKALAAHPDIDGLLFTGSASTGLALNRAFADKPEKILALEMGGNNPIVVWDTPDLHTAAILVIQSAFTTAGQRCTAARRLIVDTKLYEPLIATVDKMVGRIIVGEPHANPAPFMGPVIDNEAAGQLTDSFLELLKRGGRPIRHLERPVEDMPFLKPALIDVTDIADRPDIELFGPILQVIRVDDFDAAIAEANNTRYGLSASLISQTPALYDRFWANIRAGIVNWNKPTNGASSGAPFGGIGWSGNHRPSAYYAADYCAYPVVSSESESARASIGIGLADG, encoded by the coding sequence ATGCCCGACGAGATCATCTCCTACGAGCCGGCCACCGGGGCGGTCCTCTGGCGCCAGCCGATCGGCGACGTCGATGCCGAAATCGCATGCGCCCGCGCCGGCTGGTCGAGCTGGGCCTCGAAACCGCTCGCCTTCCGGATCGAGACGATGCGGCGCTTCGCCAACATCGTCCGCCAGCGCAACGACGCCTTCACCGACCTGATCGCCCGCGAAACCGGCAAGCCGATCTGGGAAGCGCGCGGCGAAGTCGAGACCGTCATTGCCAAGGTCGACATCTCGGTCAGCGCCTATGCCGATCGCACGGCACAGCGCCGGCTGGAAGCGACGATGGGCTCGCGGATCGCCGTCCGCCACAAGCCGCACGGCGTGCTCGCGGTGCTCGGGCCGTACAACTTCCCCGCGCACCTCCCCAACGGCCACATCGTCCCGGCGCTGATCGCCGGCAACGCGGTCGTCTTCAAGCCGTCCGAAAAGACGCCCGCAGTCGGTGCGCTCCTCGTCGAATGCTTCCGCGCCGCCGGAGTCCCCGCGGAGTGTATTCGCCTCGTCATCGGCGGCCCGAACGAAGGCAAGGCGCTCGCCGCGCACCCCGACATCGACGGTCTGCTGTTCACCGGCTCGGCCAGCACCGGCCTCGCGCTCAACCGCGCCTTCGCCGACAAGCCGGAGAAGATCCTCGCGCTGGAGATGGGCGGCAACAACCCGATCGTCGTCTGGGACACGCCCGACCTGCACACCGCAGCGATCCTCGTCATCCAGTCCGCCTTCACCACCGCAGGCCAGCGTTGCACCGCGGCCCGTCGGCTGATCGTCGACACCAAGCTCTATGAGCCCTTGATCGCCACCGTCGACAAGATGGTCGGCCGGATCATCGTCGGGGAGCCGCACGCCAATCCCGCCCCATTCATGGGCCCGGTGATCGACAACGAAGCCGCCGGGCAACTGACCGACAGCTTCCTCGAACTGCTCAAGCGCGGCGGCCGCCCGATCCGCCACCTCGAACGCCCGGTCGAGGACATGCCATTCCTCAAGCCCGCGCTGATCGACGTCACCGACATCGCCGACCGCCCCGATATCGAGCTGTTCGGCCCGATCCTGCAGGTCATCCGCGTCGACGATTTCGACGCCGCGATCGCCGAGGCGAACAACACGCGCTACGGCCTGTCCGCATCGTTGATCAGCCAGACGCCCGCGCTCTACGACCGCTTCTGGGCCAACATCCGCGCCGGGATCGTCAACTGGAACAAGCCGACCAATGGCGCTTCGTCGGGCGCACCGTTCGGCGGCATCGGCTGGTCGGGCAACCACCGCCCAAGCGCCTACTACGCGGCCGACTACTGCGCCTACCCCGTCGTCAGCAGCGAATCCGAAAGCGCCCGCGCGAGCATCGGCATTGGCCTAGCCGACGGGTGA